The nucleotide window TCTTCCATGCTGGTTCGATCGAGAACTAGTAGGTTCAGCAACTCACTGTAGCGAACGATCGTTGATTGAGTGGTCATAGCGCATCACACTAGCTATCATCCCATCTTCAGCCTAGCAGGTTGCCTCAACCTTGGACATAGGTTAACCGTGTCCCTAGCGACGGCGAGCTTTGCTAACCATCTTGCGCGATAGGCGGAGGTCAAGATTAGCTTGGGTAGCCCAGTCTTGAACAATGCGGTAAAAGGCTTGGCGATCGCTCATTTGCAACACAGCCGTTTGGTCAGCAGTTTCAATCACATAGGGATAGCCACTGCCAATAATCACTTCACCCCGAATCCAATCTAAAACCTGCTCCAGGCGATTGTCCTCATACAGCCATAGGGGAAATTCCAGCCTTACAGGTGGCCCATCGTGCATTTTCGTGTAGGTAAAGCCGAGGCGGTGGCTTTGATCCTGATAGTGACTCAGGATGCCAGAACGATCGCAGCGAAACAGAGGGGTGCGATCGCCCCACTGCATTCCCCGATTTACCAGTTGGGCATCGTGGAGCATCCGGGCCTCAGGCAGAGTATGCAACCCCTGTAGCATTACTGTCAAATCTCTAGCGTAGGACGTGTCTATGTAGCCCACTAGGGGAATTTGGTAATCTTCACTGGCCCGGAGCAAGTCCACCACACATTGGAGATAGAAACTGCGAATTTCTAGGTCAAAGGCTTCTGCAAAGGTAACTATCAAGGATCCATCAAAAAACACCAGACAATTGTCTGCGTGGGCATGATCCCGCATGTATTGTATCAACCGCTGAGTTTCCATCTGAAAGCGCCGCATGTTCACCCGGCGATCGCGCATCTCCTCACCATCACCTACCTGCAAGTCCACAGGGGTCATGACATCCAGATCAATATCCTTTTCATAACGGCC belongs to Cyanobacteriota bacterium and includes:
- a CDS encoding DNA double-strand break repair nuclease NurA, coding for MPLKPSQILHQLYAKQADFTSFDQDTLYLLQKYHDAVTHTARQTAAEVTEQLHTRSLENPGATPLEPWTTATRWVIPFGQQWPSREASLSWVRDRLTGISTFAVDGSQIFPSKDLSIPIALVQVGWYENRHLPSGRYEKDIDLDVMTPVDLQVGDGEEMRDRRVNMRRFQMETQRLIQYMRDHAHADNCLVFFDGSLIVTFAEAFDLEIRSFYLQCVVDLLRASEDYQIPLVGYIDTSYARDLTVMLQGLHTLPEARMLHDAQLVNRGMQWGDRTPLFRCDRSGILSHYQDQSHRLGFTYTKMHDGPPVRLEFPLWLYEDNRLEQVLDWIRGEVIIGSGYPYVIETADQTAVLQMSDRQAFYRIVQDWATQANLDLRLSRKMVSKARRR